The Chlorobaculum sp. MV4-Y genome contains the following window.
GACCGTCAATCTGATGATATGTATCAGGATCATGCCGATTCATTCGAGACCTGGCTGTTCAATTGCCCCGGACTTCAGTCCGGGGATAGCGCACGAAAAAAAACAATGGGCTTTAGCCCAATTTCTTCTCTTGCTCTTTGGGGGACATTTCGTCGCTCCCGATCTTTTGAAAATGATTGGGCTAACGCCCTGATATATTTTGTGTTATTCATAAACCCCGGACTGAAGTCTGGGGCAATTGTTTGACAATTTTAATGGCCGGATTACTAAACATCCTCGACCATGCCGCCGTCGCGCTCTCCGGCATGACCCTCATCGAGGCGAGTGCGGGCACTGGCAAGACCTACGCCATCGCCTCGCTTTACCTGCGACTGCTGGTCGAAAAAGAGCTGCGGCCCGAGCAGATTCTCGTTGTCACCTTCACCGAGGCCGCCACGAAGGAGCTTCGCTCGCGAATCCGCCGCCGCATTCGCGAGGCACTCGACGTATTTCGCGGCGATGAGACGGAGGACGAATTTCTTGTCGCCTTGCGCGACCGCGCCGAACAATCCGGCTCGACCGAACAGGCCGCTGTGCTGCTCGAAGCGGCGCTTGCCGAGTTCGACATGGCCTCGATCTTCACGATTCACGGTTTCTGCCTGCGGGCGTTGCAGGATCAGGCCTTCGAGAGCGGGGCGCTGTACGACACCGAGCTGATGGACGACCAGTCCGCGCTTGCCGGGCAGGTGATCGACGACTTCTGGCGGGAGCGCTTTTTCGGAAGCGCCAACCGCCTACTCGCCTACGCGCTGCTGAAAAAGTGGACGCCCGACACCCTCATGGCGTTCCTGCAATCGTTGCAGCTCTCGGAGCACGACGTGGTGTTGCCGGTTTACGGCGAAACGGAGATCACACGGATCGAGAATGAAGCGCAAGCGGTCTTCGACGAAATACGGCGTATCTGGCGTGACGAGCGCGAGGCAATTTCGACGATTCTGCGCAGCGACAAAAGCCTCAGCCGTTCCGAAAAATTTTATCGCGATGATAAAGTCGAGCCGTTGCTGTCGTCGCTCGACGAGTTCGCGGCTGGCGGCAATCCCTTCGCGCTTTTTGACGGTTTCGAAAAGCTGACCGCCTCCGGCATCGCGGCAGGCACAAAGTCTTCCAAGACATCACCTGAACATCCCTTTTTCGAGGCCTGCGAGCGGTTGCAGTCGGCGGCGGATGAGCGGTTGCTGGCGCTTAAGTCCGAGCTTGTGACCTTCTATCGAAAGCGGCTGCCGGAGCGCAAAAAGGAGGGCAACATCCGCTTTTTTGACGATCTGCTTGCCGACCTTTACCACGCCCTCGCCGACGGTACTGAGGCTGACGCACTGACCGAGGCGCTGCGAAATCGCTATCGGGCGGCGCTGATCGACGAGTTTCAGGACACCGATCCGGTGCAGTACGACATCTTCCGGCGCATTTACGCTGGTTCGGATGCGCCACTTTTTCTCATCGGCGATCCCAAGCAGGCGATCTACAGCTTCCGGGGGGCCGACATTTTCACCTATCTGCAGGCTGCCAGCGACGTTGGCGAGGAGCGGCGATTTACGCTCAACACCAACTGGCGCTCGATGCCAAAGCTGCTCGACGGCTTCAATCGGCTTTTCGACCATGCCCGCCAGCCCTTCGTTTTCGACGGCATACCGTCACCGCCGCTCGTGGCGGGCCGCCTCACCGCCGAAAGCTCCGCCGAGCCGCCGCTCGAACTCTGCCTGCTCGATGGCGGCGAGGAGGACGGCAGCCTGAAAAGCGGCGACGCCACGCAGTTCGCAGCGGAAGCGTGCGCTTCGATGGTGGCCGAAACGATCGGTGGTGGCACGGAAGCGAGCGACATCGCGGTGATCGTGCGCACCCACCGGCAGGCCCGGCTGATGCAGGCGACGCTGCGTAAAGCGGGCATCGTGTCGGTCATGCGCAGCGACGAAAGCGTCTTCGCCTCCATCGAGGCCGAGGAGGTGCGCATGCTCGTGTCGGCGCTCGCCGATCCGGGCCGCGAAACGCTCGTACGCGCTGCGCTCGTTACGCCGATTTTCGGCCTGAACGGTAGCGACATCGCCCGCCTCAACAGCGACGAAAACGCTTGGGCCGCGCGGTTGCAGGAGTTTCGCGACTACCACCGCCTCTGGCGAGAGCGCGGCTTCATGGTGATGGCCCGTGAGCTGATGCGCCGCGAAGGGGTACGCGAGCGACTGTTGGCCACGGCGGGCGCGTCCGGCGAGCGGGCGCTGACCAACGTGCTGCACTGCTTCGAGCTGCTGCATCGCGAGGCGCACGCCAGGGGGCTTGGTATGGAGAGTCTCGTGGCGTGGTTCAGCGAGCGCGTGGCGAGGCGCGAGCGCGGCGAGGAGTACCAGATTCGCCTCGAAAGCGACGAACCGGCGGTCAAAATCGTCACAGCGCACGTCAGCAAAGGGTTGCAGTACCCGGTCGTCTTTTGCCCGTTCCAGTTCGTCGGCGGCAACGGCAAGGATGAGGTGGCGCTGTGCCACGATGAGGCTGGGCGGATGCTCCGCGATTTCGGTTCGGCAGCGCTCGCCCGTCACCGGACGCTTGCCGCGCGGGAGACGCTCGCCGAAAACCTGCGGCTCTTCTACGTCGCTCTGACGCGGGCCGAACAGCGCTGCATCTTCTTCACCACCCGCATCGTCGATGGCCGCAAAAGCGGCAAGCCGCCGCAACTTGCGCCTGCATCATATTTACTCTACGCCTCGGACGACGCCCGCCGTAGCGTCGATCCGGTTGCCAACGCGACGGCTGAGCTTTCGGCAATTGGCGTGGATACAATGGCCGGACGATTGGAGAAACTGGCGGATGAATCGGATGGCGCAATGCAGGTCAAACGGCTGACGCTGGGCGACGATTTCCGCGTGAGCGTCCCGTCTGCCGGAACGACGGAGCAGCCTGAACTCGTGCTTCGCCGGTTCGAGAAAATCCTCGAAACCGACTGGCGGATTGCGAGTTTCACCACGCTCAGCCGCCACAAGCACATGGCTTTCGAGCTGCCCGACCGCGACGAAAGCGCTCCGGCGGAACCCGCCGCGCCGCTCGCGCTGCCGGAAGCGGATCGCTCCATTTTCGCCTTTCCGAAAGGAGCCGGAGCGGGCATCCTGATGCACTCGATCTTCGAGACGCTCGACTTCGCCTCGGCATCGGAGACCGACATCGACACGGCCTGCGCGACGGCGCTCGACCGGTACGGCTTTGATGAGGCGTGGCAACCGGCGCTTGCCGGCATGGCGAGGGAGGTGCTCGCAACGCCGCTTTCGTCGCCCGGCGGCCCATTCACCCTCGGCGGCCTGAAGCCGCGAACATGGTTCACCGAGCTGGAGTTCTTCTTCCCGCTCAAACGCATCACCGCGCCGGAGTTGGCCGAAATGCTTGCGCAACATGGCGTTATCCCTGCGGGCGCCGATCCTGCCGCCGCGTTGCAGGCGCTCGATTTCGCGCCGGTGAAGGGGATGCTGATGGGTTTCATGGACATGGTGTTCGAGGTCCGGGGGCGATTCTGGCTGCTCGACTGGAAGTCCAACCATCTCGGCAATTCGGTCGAGGAGTACCGCCGCGAGCGGCTCGAACAGGCGATGACGGACAACCTCTACCGCCTGCAATACCTGCTCTACACGGTCGCGCTCGACCGCTACCTCTCGCTGCGCGTGCCGGGCTACCGCTACGAAACGCACTTCGGCGGCGCAATCTACGTCTTTGTCCGTGGCGTCAGTGCCGAACGCGGCGAAGCGTTCGGTTTCTACCGTGACCTGCCGTCCGTGGAGCTGATCCGCGAACTGAGCGAACTGCTTGTCGAAATGCCAACGGGGGAGGACGAAGGATGATCGATTTCATCGAACGACCTATCGACCGGCAGGCGGCGGCGTTTCTCTGCCGGGGCGTGACGGAAAATGCGGAACTGCTGCGCACTGTCGTTTCGCTGCTCAGTCAAGCGGTGGGGCAGGGGCATGTCTGCCTCGATCTGGAGGAGATCGCCGAAGAGGCTGTGCGAATTCCCGGAGAGGAAGAGGCGCTGCGTCTGCCCGACGCCGCCAGCCTCATCACCGCTCTGCGCTCGCTGCCGACGCTCGGCGAGCCGGGGGAGCATCGCCCGCTGATTCTCGACGACGCCGGACGGCTTTATCTTTATCGCTACTTCCGTTACGAAACGCTGCTTGCCGACGCCATCCGCGCCCGCGCTGGGTCGGAGAGCGTCGAGATCGGCGAAGCCGCGCTTGCCGCGCAGCTCGACCGCTACTTCGGCCCCGATTCATCGGGGGAGGATCGCCAGAGGCAGTCTGCGCTGACGGCGCTCAGGCGGCGCTTTTCGGTCATCTCCGGCGGCCCTGGCACCGGCAAAACCACCACCGTCGTGCGCATCCTCGGCCTGTTGCTCGAACAACCCGGCGGAGAGCGCCTGCGCATCGCGATGGCCGCGCCCACCGGCAAAGCCGCCGCGCGTCTCGCTTCGTCCATCGCCTCGCTTCGCGACGCGCTGCCGTGCGCCGAAAAGGTGAAAGGTGCGATTCCGAGCCAGGTCACGACGATCCACCGACTGCTCGGCACCTTGCCCGGCTCGGCCGGTTTTCGTCACAACGAGCGCAACCCGCTACCTTGCGACACCGTGATTGTCGATGAGGCCTCGATGGTCGATCTGCCGCTCATGACGGCACTCGTCACGGCGCTCCCGCCGCACGCCCGGCTCATCCTCATCGGCGACCGCGACCAGCTCGCCTCGGTCGAAGCCGGGGCGGTGCTTGGCGACATCTGCCGCGCCGCCGAATCGCCCGACTCTGCAATCGCCGGATGCGTCACTGTACTCGACCGCAACTATCGCTTCGGCGACGGCTCCGGCATCGCCGCCCTGAGCCGCGCCGTCAACGCTGGCGACGACCGCGAAGCCTTCCGCCTGTTCGCCGATTCCGGCAGCAGCACGATTGCGCTCGAAGCGCCGCCGACGCGCGAAACGCTCAAAAAGCGCCTCACCGCCGTGGTACTCGAAGGCTTCCGCCCCTGCCTCGAAGCCGAAACGCCCCTCGAAGCGCTGCGCCGCTTCGACCGCTTCCGCATCCTCACCGCTCTCCGCGAAGGCCCGTGGGGAGCAGCCGGCATGAACCACACCGCCGAAACGCTGCTCCACGAGGCCGGTCTCATCCGCTGCGACACGCCGTTCTACCGTGGCCGCCCAGTGCTCGTCACCGAAAATGACTACACCCACAAACTCTTCAATGGCGACACCGGCATCATTCTTCCCGACCCCGAAAACGGCAACCTCCGAGCCTTCTTCGCGGCTCCCGACGGCACCATCCGAGCTATCCCCCCGGAATTTCTGCCCAAGCGCGAAACCGCTTTCGCCATGACCGTTCACAAAAGCCAGGGATCTGAGTTTGACAGGGTTTTTGATGGTTTTGCCGCCAGAGGATACTCTTTTGCTGACGAGGGAGCTGATTTATACGGGGATTACGAGAGCGAAGCAGTCGGTGACGATCTGGAGCGAAGAAGCTGTTTTCGGCGCCGCAGTGAAGCGCCGGACGGAGCGGAGAAGCGGGTTGAGGGAGAGGTTTTTGAAAAACAAGTGAGATTTAACCGGACGTAAGCCTGAAAAAGCGGGAGCACTTGGTTGTGGAAAAAATGATTCAAATCAACCAAGGAGGTTCCACGCATGAAAACCAGGCATTACAGTACAGAACAGATCATCAGCACCTTAAAGGAAGCCGATTCCGGCATACCGGTCAAGGATCTTTATCGTCAACACGGCCTCAGCGATGCGACGATTGACAACTGGAAATCGAAGTACGGCAGCATGACGGTCAGTGAAGCCAAGCGCAACGCTGTCAGGCACTTGCATGAACACTTCGGGCGGCGTTTTAGAAAGCTCTGTATGCTGATTGGGCTGAGCCGTACAAGTTGGCATGACAAACCCAAACCGGATACCCATGAACCGGTTCGCCAGCGATTATGGGAGTTGGCCGATGAACAGAAGCGTCGGAAATTCGATAACGCCCCTGCATTCATCGGGAAAGCTCTTGATGCATGGGCGCATCGTCATGGAGTTAAACTGGTGTTCAATCGTCCGGGCAAACCGGTCGACAACACCTCTATTCGAGAGATCATCGGGCAATGGCAGGAGGATGACAATTCGATCCGCCCGCACAGCTCTTCAGGAAGGCTGATACCGGAAGAATTGATGGTTCAGCAAACGGATTTTTACCAAAAAGAAGTGGTCTTATAGACGGGGGCACGTCATACGCGGCCCGAGACTGATTTGCTTCTGTCCTCTGGGTAGTCGTTTTATTCTTAACTCTCTTTATTACATGATTTTATCATGAAAAATACAAATGATATTCTGCTGAAGTTCAAGCC
Protein-coding sequences here:
- the recB gene encoding exodeoxyribonuclease V subunit beta gives rise to the protein MAGLLNILDHAAVALSGMTLIEASAGTGKTYAIASLYLRLLVEKELRPEQILVVTFTEAATKELRSRIRRRIREALDVFRGDETEDEFLVALRDRAEQSGSTEQAAVLLEAALAEFDMASIFTIHGFCLRALQDQAFESGALYDTELMDDQSALAGQVIDDFWRERFFGSANRLLAYALLKKWTPDTLMAFLQSLQLSEHDVVLPVYGETEITRIENEAQAVFDEIRRIWRDEREAISTILRSDKSLSRSEKFYRDDKVEPLLSSLDEFAAGGNPFALFDGFEKLTASGIAAGTKSSKTSPEHPFFEACERLQSAADERLLALKSELVTFYRKRLPERKKEGNIRFFDDLLADLYHALADGTEADALTEALRNRYRAALIDEFQDTDPVQYDIFRRIYAGSDAPLFLIGDPKQAIYSFRGADIFTYLQAASDVGEERRFTLNTNWRSMPKLLDGFNRLFDHARQPFVFDGIPSPPLVAGRLTAESSAEPPLELCLLDGGEEDGSLKSGDATQFAAEACASMVAETIGGGTEASDIAVIVRTHRQARLMQATLRKAGIVSVMRSDESVFASIEAEEVRMLVSALADPGRETLVRAALVTPIFGLNGSDIARLNSDENAWAARLQEFRDYHRLWRERGFMVMARELMRREGVRERLLATAGASGERALTNVLHCFELLHREAHARGLGMESLVAWFSERVARRERGEEYQIRLESDEPAVKIVTAHVSKGLQYPVVFCPFQFVGGNGKDEVALCHDEAGRMLRDFGSAALARHRTLAARETLAENLRLFYVALTRAEQRCIFFTTRIVDGRKSGKPPQLAPASYLLYASDDARRSVDPVANATAELSAIGVDTMAGRLEKLADESDGAMQVKRLTLGDDFRVSVPSAGTTEQPELVLRRFEKILETDWRIASFTTLSRHKHMAFELPDRDESAPAEPAAPLALPEADRSIFAFPKGAGAGILMHSIFETLDFASASETDIDTACATALDRYGFDEAWQPALAGMAREVLATPLSSPGGPFTLGGLKPRTWFTELEFFFPLKRITAPELAEMLAQHGVIPAGADPAAALQALDFAPVKGMLMGFMDMVFEVRGRFWLLDWKSNHLGNSVEEYRRERLEQAMTDNLYRLQYLLYTVALDRYLSLRVPGYRYETHFGGAIYVFVRGVSAERGEAFGFYRDLPSVELIRELSELLVEMPTGEDEG
- a CDS encoding transposase, translated to MKTRHYSTEQIISTLKEADSGIPVKDLYRQHGLSDATIDNWKSKYGSMTVSEAKRNAVRHLHEHFGRRFRKLCMLIGLSRTSWHDKPKPDTHEPVRQRLWELADEQKRRKFDNAPAFIGKALDAWAHRHGVKLVFNRPGKPVDNTSIREIIGQWQEDDNSIRPHSSSGRLIPEELMVQQTDFYQKEVVL